A genomic window from Helicobacter ganmani includes:
- a CDS encoding glycosyltransferase family 10 domain-containing protein translates to MKVKLKDTNFLEILTYQIVCYIQVGFVQILCSFIPSKQIRHKIRKALFPKEEPYLYLKTKKGSKYPLYIPSPHSFCSNPSAVYNAKGEKLYVFFIRSEHYCGGGAKIYWDMHNISLPIHFYQDDCCFETIGNPMKRYAWLVEPPGIKPKINTAFQTQALHKDFDLVLTHSDKLLDTLPNARLLPFWSIWYGNEVRNNQKDNPRLDKNLYLFKEKDISMVCSNKLLTPLHHIRHHFAKRALQNSKVDVFGEFNNKPIMFKSQSLEHYRYQIVIENEISSFYFTEKVLDCFASMTIPIYLGATKIDKFFNTDGMIILKEDSDLDSILKTCCKEDYENRLAAIKDNYHRLFSYNIENSILEYIK, encoded by the coding sequence ATGAAAGTCAAACTGAAAGATACTAATTTTTTGGAAATTTTAACATATCAGATTGTATGTTATATTCAAGTAGGGTTTGTTCAAATATTATGCTCCTTTATTCCATCAAAACAAATAAGACACAAGATTAGAAAGGCTTTATTTCCAAAAGAGGAGCCTTATTTATATTTAAAAACCAAAAAAGGTAGTAAATATCCTTTGTATATTCCTTCACCGCATTCTTTCTGTTCTAATCCCTCAGCAGTTTATAATGCCAAAGGTGAGAAATTATATGTTTTCTTTATCAGATCAGAGCATTATTGCGGGGGGGGGGCAAAAATTTATTGGGATATGCACAATATTAGCTTGCCTATACACTTTTACCAAGATGATTGCTGCTTTGAAACGATAGGAAATCCAATGAAAAGATATGCTTGGCTTGTAGAACCACCGGGTATAAAACCAAAGATTAATACAGCATTTCAAACCCAAGCCTTACACAAAGATTTTGATTTAGTCTTGACGCATTCGGATAAGTTGTTAGATACCTTGCCGAATGCGCGATTATTACCCTTTTGGAGTATTTGGTATGGTAATGAAGTTAGAAATAATCAAAAGGATAATCCAAGACTTGACAAAAATCTCTATTTGTTTAAGGAAAAAGATATTTCTATGGTGTGTTCTAACAAGCTCTTAACTCCTCTTCATCATATTAGGCATCACTTTGCCAAAAGGGCTTTGCAAAATAGCAAAGTTGATGTTTTTGGTGAATTTAACAATAAACCAATAATGTTTAAATCTCAATCTTTGGAACATTATCGCTACCAAATTGTTATAGAAAATGAGATTTCCTCTTTTTATTTTACAGAAAAGGTTTTAGATTGTTTTGCATCAATGACAATCCCTATTTATTTAGGAGCAACAAAGATTGATAAATTTTTCAATACAGACGGAATGATAATTTTAAAGGAGGATTCTGATTTAGATTCTATTTTAAAAACTTGTTGCAAAGAAGATTATGAAAATCGTTTAGCAGCAATAAAAGACAATTATCATCGTCTATTTAGCTATAATATAGAAAATAGTATTTTAGAATATATTAAATAA